The nucleotide sequence AGGCGTCGCGTTGACCAACGCCAGGATCAGCAGCCGCTTGGCCACCGTGTCATTCAGAATCGCGCGGATCGGCGTCGGGTCCTGCGTCCCGCCGCCCGTCCATTCCGGCGTCATCCAAATCAGCGCAGCCAGCACGAACAGGCCGAAAGACACCGCAAAGATCGCAAATGGCGCGTCCACCACCGGCTCCAACACGCTGGGTGCAACTGCGGCCAAACAGACGCCCAGCAAGGCCCCCGTTTCCCGCCACGCCGCGAGCCGCGTATGCCCGTCATTCATTGAGGACGCTTTCGTCACGCCCTCCGCATAGAAGTTGATCGACATGAAGCTAAACGCCGTGAACAGCCCGGTAATTGTTAGCCCGAACCACCACACCGCGCCTATCGGCGGCTCTATCGCGAACAGCCCGTACATCGACGCGGCCAGCACCAGTCCTGCAAACCAAACCGCCAAGCGGCGCAGCTTGCCCAGCCTTTCGCTGACCCAGCCCAAAACGGGGTCTTGCACCACGTCAAACAGCCGCAACCCGAACAGCACGGCGCCCAGCAGGGTCAGGTTGATCCCAAAATTGTCGGCGTAGAATTTCGGCGCGTAAATATAGATCGGCAACCCAGCGCCAGACAGCACTGCGCCGAACAGCGACCACGCCGGCAAGCGGGCCGCTTGTGCTTGGATCACGGCGCTCATCTTGAAACGTCTTCGGTCGGAGGCACCGGACGGGTGCGGAACATCGCGCCCTTCCACCACAGTTTGAAGGCCTGCCAATGGATCAATCCAAGCACTCGCCGGGACCCCAAAGGCCGCCGCAGGCAGGCGCGTAGGATTGATGTGTTAGACAGCGGCGCCCGCTTGCCCGTAAGTGTCGCCAACAGCCCGTTCTCACCCGCGTTGTAATCGATCCAAATACCGATCTTGTCGTCGCGAATGTCGAAGCGGAACTTGTAGCCGCCTTCGACCGGCTGAAACGGCGAGACGTAGAAAATCTTGGTCGCAGTCAGTGTGTCCGTGGCCGCGATGATCCGTTGGTCCTCATGGGCGCAGAGGTATGAATGCCGGTCGCCATAGGTGTTGCTGACCTCTGGCACCACGACCCGCAAGCCGCCATTCGCATCAAAGCCCAACCAGAAGGACACCGGGTTAAACACATGGCCCAACACGCGCGGCTGCGCCAACAGCGCGACGCGCTCAACAACGTCAGCCAGCCCATGCGCCGCCAGCACCTCACGGAACCAAGCGGCGCCGCTGCCGTCTTTGGGCGCGCCACCGTGGTCACGGTCCCACAGCGACACCAAATTCCCACCATTGCGCGAGAACAGCGCAGGCCCGAGGGCCGAAGCCTCAGGGTCCAGCATGACGTAATCCACGCCGTAAGAGAACGCGTTCTCAACGCTGCCCTTCCGCCCGTGGAACGTGGTTCCCGCGATATGGTGGATCTGGCTCAAGCCGCAACCGCGCCCGTGTTGAACGCGGTCATCGCGTCAGCCACGTCTACCGCGCTTGCCAGCCCGTCCTCGTGGAAGCCATTCTTCATCCATGCGCCGCAGAACCACGTGCCGTTGGTACCGTTCATCGCCGCAATTTTCTGCTGCGCGTCCAAAGCGGCAATATCGAACACCGGATGCATGAACATCTTGGTGTCATAGATCAGCTCTTCCTTGATCGGGCGGTTGGAATTCAACGTGATGAACATCTCATCATCCGCCGGAATGTCCTGTAGCGAGTTCATCCAATATGTCAGGTCAATCTGGTCCTGCGCACCGGTCGCCGCCTCGCAATAGCTCCAGCTCGACCACACTTTGCGCCGCTTCGGCATCATCGACGCGTCCGCATGCAGCACAGCCAGATTTGGCTGGTAACGCACCGCACCCAGCGTCGCTTTTTCATGCTCAGACGCATCCGCCAGCATATTCAGCGCCTGATCGGAATGGCAGGCAAACACAACCTCATCGAACTGCTCAGCCACACCACCCTCTGGCGTCACCTGTACGCCCAGCACATCGCGCGAGACTGATGCCATCGGCGCGCCCAGACGGATATCAACCCCAGCTGAGGCCATCTGCGCCTTTAGCCGGTCAACATACTGCACCGAGCCACCCTGAACCGTTCGCCACTGATGCTGGTCGTTATACCCCATCAGCCCGTGGTTCTTCATGAAGCGCACAAGCGCCTGCGCGGGGAACTCCAACATCCGCTCCAGCGGAGTGGACCAGATCGCGCCGGTAAACGGCAGCAAATAATGCTCCCGAAACCAACGCCCGGTGCCCAGAATACTCAGAAACTCACCGACGCTGACGTCGGACGTCTCCGACAGCGCACCAGCTTTGGTGTTGAACCGGTTAATATCGCTCAGCATGCGCAGGAATCGGGGGTCCACCACGTTTTTGCGCTGCGCAAAAATCGCGTCCACGCTGGCCAGCCCGTATTCCAAACGGCCCCCGGCAATCGACGCGCCAAAGCTCATGTTGCTGTTAACCGTCGGCACATCCAGATCGGCAAACAGCCGGGTCAGATGTGGGTAGTTCACCTCGTTGTACACGATGAACCCGGTATCCACCGGCTGGTCGCCCCGCTTGCCCGCCAACACTGTGCGCGCGTGCCCGCCCAAACGCTTCTCGGCCTCGAACAGGGTGACCTGGTGATCGCGCGACAACAGGTCCGCCGCGCCCATCCCAGATATCCCGCCACCTATCACTGCAATTCGCTTCGGCATTACGGGGGCATTTTCAAAGGGCATTCAGGTCTCCAGCACGGATTATTTTGTTATAAGTCATACGGTCATAGCCCTCAGGTGGATTAAAAGGAAATTGTGATC is from uncultured Litoreibacter sp. and encodes:
- a CDS encoding FAD-dependent oxidoreductase, translating into MPFENAPVMPKRIAVIGGGISGMGAADLLSRDHQVTLFEAEKRLGGHARTVLAGKRGDQPVDTGFIVYNEVNYPHLTRLFADLDVPTVNSNMSFGASIAGGRLEYGLASVDAIFAQRKNVVDPRFLRMLSDINRFNTKAGALSETSDVSVGEFLSILGTGRWFREHYLLPFTGAIWSTPLERMLEFPAQALVRFMKNHGLMGYNDQHQWRTVQGGSVQYVDRLKAQMASAGVDIRLGAPMASVSRDVLGVQVTPEGGVAEQFDEVVFACHSDQALNMLADASEHEKATLGAVRYQPNLAVLHADASMMPKRRKVWSSWSYCEAATGAQDQIDLTYWMNSLQDIPADDEMFITLNSNRPIKEELIYDTKMFMHPVFDIAALDAQQKIAAMNGTNGTWFCGAWMKNGFHEDGLASAVDVADAMTAFNTGAVAA
- a CDS encoding MFS transporter, whose translation is MSAVIQAQAARLPAWSLFGAVLSGAGLPIYIYAPKFYADNFGINLTLLGAVLFGLRLFDVVQDPVLGWVSERLGKLRRLAVWFAGLVLAASMYGLFAIEPPIGAVWWFGLTITGLFTAFSFMSINFYAEGVTKASSMNDGHTRLAAWRETGALLGVCLAAVAPSVLEPVVDAPFAIFAVSFGLFVLAALIWMTPEWTGGGTQDPTPIRAILNDTVAKRLLILALVNATPVAVSSTLFLFYVESRLDAPGWEGPLLVLFFFAAAASSPFWARLSDRVGPKRALLSAMVLAILFYACVLALGAGDVWLFAIICVLSGATIGADLTLLPAMFARRMAQVSPNGGQGFGLWSLVSKFTLAFAAAVLLPILQLAGFTSGATNNPETALSTLTYLYALVPCILKLVAIGLLAATPLED
- a CDS encoding DUF1365 domain-containing protein, which produces MSQIHHIAGTTFHGRKGSVENAFSYGVDYVMLDPEASALGPALFSRNGGNLVSLWDRDHGGAPKDGSGAAWFREVLAAHGLADVVERVALLAQPRVLGHVFNPVSFWLGFDANGGLRVVVPEVSNTYGDRHSYLCAHEDQRIIAATDTLTATKIFYVSPFQPVEGGYKFRFDIRDDKIGIWIDYNAGENGLLATLTGKRAPLSNTSILRACLRRPLGSRRVLGLIHWQAFKLWWKGAMFRTRPVPPTEDVSR